In Paenibacillus guangzhouensis, a single window of DNA contains:
- a CDS encoding RNA polymerase sigma-70 factor translates to MTSTESLYKSYRKPLFSLAYRMLGSVMDAEDIVQEAFIAYNQVPNREEIQNVRAFLYKIVTNRCLDLLRSSVKKRELYVGPWLPEPLVGLCNQEEDPSDIYLQHESISTAYLLLLQQLNAVERAIFLLREIFHYSYDEIAEMVGKTSANCRQIFHRAQRSIHFDPDQIPSITVAEGLVNDFVTSLTQGNKDRLLELLSDNVVLYADGGGKVRAGLIPVAGAHQVAGLLQNLLRMYSGKFDMTYIMVNGMPGLQLTLDSGLRYVYSFEFFEGHIHEIYIVANPDKLKHIQ, encoded by the coding sequence GTGACATCCACAGAATCATTATATAAATCCTATCGTAAGCCTCTATTCTCCTTGGCTTACCGTATGCTAGGCAGTGTCATGGATGCGGAAGATATCGTGCAAGAAGCTTTTATTGCTTATAATCAAGTGCCGAATAGAGAAGAGATTCAGAACGTAAGGGCGTTTCTCTACAAGATCGTAACGAATCGCTGCCTAGATCTATTGCGCTCTTCTGTTAAGAAGAGAGAGCTCTATGTTGGGCCATGGCTTCCTGAGCCCTTAGTTGGCCTTTGCAACCAAGAAGAAGATCCTTCGGATATTTATTTGCAGCATGAATCGATATCGACGGCCTATCTGCTGCTATTGCAGCAGCTGAATGCGGTAGAGCGTGCGATTTTTCTGCTGCGCGAAATTTTTCATTACTCGTATGATGAGATTGCGGAGATGGTTGGCAAGACAAGCGCGAATTGCCGCCAAATTTTCCATCGTGCCCAGCGAAGCATTCATTTTGATCCCGATCAGATCCCATCGATCACTGTCGCCGAAGGGCTGGTCAACGACTTCGTGACTTCGCTCACGCAGGGGAACAAGGATCGGCTGCTCGAGCTGCTGAGCGATAATGTCGTGTTGTACGCCGATGGCGGCGGCAAGGTGCGTGCGGGACTGATTCCGGTAGCCGGGGCACATCAGGTGGCTGGCTTATTGCAGAATCTGCTTCGGATGTACAGCGGGAAGTTCGATATGACGTACATTATGGTCAATGGGATGCCGGGTCTTCAGCTTACGTTGGATAGCGGTCTTCGATATGTGTATTCGTTCGAGTTCTTCGAGGGCCATATCCATGAAATCTATATCGTTGCGAACCCGGATAAGTTGAAGCATATACAGTGA
- a CDS encoding phytoene desaturase family protein, with product MIRMLNKDIVIVGGGIAGLTAAIFAARAGKRTVLIEKQERLGGRGMTNKKNGTYFNLGGHALYQGDAYETFREIGLRLQGGQPSIDAYGIWKDKLQVMPTGLGSLIKTPLLTWRGKMEFAGWLTKFGKLETHTYDKMSLREWVETHVQDPMVRHMFYSLLRTASYVMAPDLQAAGPVLRQFISALRGVLYIDRGWGSIVEEMREVASKLGVHIMTKSKVVSIEHREGRVAHVLCEDATTIEAANVIVTAPPAVLHQLVPHAEATAIQIWKEQAIEVTGACLDVVLRRLPQPKHQFVYGLDQPIFLSNQSRAAMMNEDHAQVVSLIKYQGTEKDPKKDLLDLERALDLIQPGWRNELIDKQYLPKIPVCYDFAHVKRQAEPGPAVPEITGLYVAGDWATHGELLVDAATASAKRAVQHILTHEGMERVQRDIHRIII from the coding sequence ATGATTCGGATGCTGAATAAGGATATTGTAATCGTAGGTGGGGGCATTGCTGGGTTAACCGCAGCTATCTTTGCAGCAAGGGCAGGCAAGCGGACAGTACTCATTGAGAAGCAAGAGCGTTTAGGTGGTCGGGGTATGACGAACAAGAAGAATGGAACGTATTTTAATTTAGGCGGTCACGCCTTATATCAAGGCGATGCATACGAGACGTTCCGGGAAATAGGTCTCCGTCTGCAAGGGGGTCAGCCTTCCATTGATGCATACGGCATTTGGAAGGATAAGCTTCAGGTAATGCCGACAGGACTAGGCTCCCTCATCAAGACGCCGCTGCTCACTTGGCGAGGGAAAATGGAGTTTGCAGGTTGGCTCACGAAATTCGGCAAGCTGGAGACCCATACCTATGACAAGATGAGTCTTCGGGAATGGGTTGAGACACATGTTCAGGACCCTATGGTTCGACATATGTTCTATTCCCTGCTTCGTACGGCAAGTTATGTCATGGCTCCAGATCTTCAAGCAGCGGGACCTGTATTGCGCCAATTCATTAGTGCCCTTCGTGGTGTACTGTACATTGATCGCGGCTGGGGCTCGATCGTTGAGGAGATGCGAGAGGTTGCTTCTAAACTCGGTGTACACATCATGACGAAGAGCAAAGTCGTCTCGATTGAGCATCGTGAAGGGCGTGTGGCGCATGTCTTATGTGAGGATGCCACGACGATTGAAGCAGCGAATGTGATCGTCACGGCGCCGCCTGCTGTTCTGCATCAATTGGTGCCGCATGCGGAAGCGACGGCGATTCAGATCTGGAAAGAACAGGCAATTGAGGTTACCGGAGCATGCCTGGATGTCGTGCTGCGTCGCTTGCCACAACCGAAGCATCAGTTCGTCTATGGACTAGATCAGCCGATCTTCCTCAGCAATCAGTCGCGTGCAGCGATGATGAATGAAGACCATGCGCAAGTCGTATCCCTTATTAAATATCAAGGAACAGAGAAGGACCCGAAGAAGGATCTGCTAGATTTGGAGCGCGCTTTAGACTTAATACAGCCAGGTTGGCGCAATGAACTCATCGACAAGCAGTATCTTCCAAAAATTCCGGTATGCTATGATTTTGCACATGTGAAGCGTCAAGCCGAACCGGGTCCTGCCGTACCTGAAATCACAGGCTTGTATGTGGCAGGGGATTGGGCCACCCATGGCGAATTATTGGTCGATGCGGCGACAGCGAGTGCCAAAAGAGCGGTTCAACATATCCTCACGCATGAGGGAATGGAGAGGGTACAACGTGACATCCACAGAATCATTATATAA